A window from Branchiostoma lanceolatum isolate klBraLanc5 chromosome 9, klBraLanc5.hap2, whole genome shotgun sequence encodes these proteins:
- the LOC136441457 gene encoding complement factor B-like, with translation MLAIFLLLSVLVASFGRLGAEDAEEAKAIQCPRIGSPENGRRVGTRTSVGSTVHFSCFSGYTLYGSPKRTCTEDGTWNGTDTTCDDEKSDCPVLPTPINGRKSGNSYDRYDVITFHCNPGYEMLGSRRRKCLRSGEWSGETTRCLGPNDFDTVPDVAANFGMRLDALAYASCSSQVDRNNRDNCRGSRARFLDTNNPNGLDLYIVFDASESVGDRHFNASVNFAKALIGKVGVSALPGGTRVGAIAFASKPKVLFFTHEVLSIQDAQDYLDNVDWSGLSKEINRGTNTREALKFLRENMLVVSKQASPERKAKQAVILITDGVHNMGGDPSVEAEKLREDEDVEMFCIGVGKNIVKSQLRKIASDPPREHFFVLKNFLTLEWLISKMTNNSIDYSLCGVSGRTTPPISGRIIGGVPARPGAWPWQAAIFVGDGGRSGWKSIFHCGGVLVDREWVMSAAHCFPPDRNIAEFRIYLGLLTRSDKHLGNEVQDFGIRELHVYPSYDDERRDYDYDIAMIRLSRPVTLGPYVRTACLPGDIKVEKFRGEKAGYVTGWGLTSSRSRRPAKVLQQVKLPIRSDGECLREISTSKSEQALSYTDRMFCAGHRGRDRGGPRDACKGDSGGPFVVKHVKKEDRSQRWILAGLVSWGVSPVCDGRGYGFYTNVSSLTTWVRSFLPAESTTAVPVSVETSTLPTIPTEVTTASSASVESSTPQQDVTTPTPPANPPPTEEPREEPSDVTDCGVVPKRVTRTRTRHLHFPAGVVPVGGRDRPRSRIDGGVDSKKGAWPWQAALFLMTEQGNKKYFCGASLLKSRWVVTAAHCITGEVYRNGNMDTDIVVGLGLTERSLPGTSKTAHVQYVPVRKAYIHQDYDRFSDVFDYDIAMLELRDTVVLGPWVRPVCLPPNVRQGLRMSEAGTTGTVVGWGRLGDAAPTAQILQQISLPVQSHGTCERAMEAAGRPTSHYTSRMFCAGDLAGGRDACPGDSGGPFMVSRRSGGRDRWHLAGVVSTGTDQGCGRPGQLGLYTMVAKYLDWIHSGIN, from the exons ATGCTGGCCATATTTCTCCTCTTGTCTGTCCTGGTGGCTTCATTTGGCAGGCTTGGAGCCGAAGATGCTGAAGAAG CAAAAGCCATTCAGTGTCCGAGAATAGGATCACCGGAGAACGGACGGCGGGTTGGCACGAGGACCTCCGTCGGGTCCACCGTGCACTTCTCGTGCTTCAGCGGGTACACCCTGTACGGCTCCCCGAAGAGAACTTGTACAGAGGACGGTACCTGGAACGGCACGGACACAACCTGCGACGATGAAA AGTCGGATTGCCCAGTTCTACCAACacccatcaatggcaggaagTCGGGGAACAGCTACGATCgttatgacgtcatcacttTCCACTGCAACCCTGGGTACGAAATGCTCGGGTCCCGAAGGAGGAAGTGTCTGCGGTCCGGGGAATGGTCGGGAGAAACCACGCGATGCTTGG GGCCAAACGACTTCGACACTGTCCCGGATGTTGCGGCAAACTTCGGTATGAGGCTGGACGCCCTGGCGTATGCGTCCTGCTCCAGCCAGGTGGATAGAAACAACCGGGACAACTGCAGGGGGTCCAGAGCCAGGTTCCTCGACACAAACAACCCCAACGGACTGGATCTATACATCGTCTTCGACGCTTCGGAGAGTGTCGGCGATCGTCATTTCAATGCTTCGGTTAATTTCGCAAAGGCTCTCATTGGGAAG GTTGGAGTATCTGCTCTTCCTGGCGGAACTCGAGTTGGTGCCATCGCGTTCGCGTCCAAACCAAAGGTGCTATTCTTCACACATGAGGTCCTGTCCATCCAAGACGCACAAGATTACCTTGACAATGTCGACTGGTCTGGCCTATCCAAGGAAATAA ACAGAGGCACGAACACGAGGGAGGCTCTGAAGTTCCTGAGGGAGAACATGTTGGTCGTCAGCAAGCAAGCCTCTCCAGAACGGAAGGCCAAACAGGCGGTTATTCTCATCACGGATG GGGTTCACAACATGGGAGGCGACCCTTCGGTAGAGGCGGAGAAGTTACGAGAGGACGAGGACGTCGAAATGTTCTGCATCGGTGTAGGGAAGAACATCGTCAAGTCACAGCTCCGGAAAATCGCCTCTGATCCTCCAAGAGAGCATTTCTTCGTCTTAAAGAACTTCTTGACTTTGGAGTGGCTAATATCGAAGATGACTAACAACAGCATCG ACTATTCGCTGTGTGGCGTATCAGGGCGGACAACTCCCCCGATCTCAGGCAGAATCATAGGCGGGGTGCCCGCAAGGCCTGGAGCTTGGCCATGGcaagccgccatctttgttggTGACGGAGGTAGAAGCGGATGGAAG AGTATATTCCACTGTGGAGGAGTGTTGGTGGACAGGGAGTGGGTCATGTCAGCGGCACACTGCTTCCCACCCGACAGAAACATCGCCGAGTTCAGGATATATTTGG GGTTGTTGACACGTAGTGACAAACATCTTGGCAACGAAGTACAAGACTTCGGAATCCGAGAGCTCCACGTATACCCCAGCTACGACGACGAGCGCCGTGATTACGACTACGACATCGCCATGATCCGCCTGTCACGTCCGGTGACGTTGGGACCTTACGTCAGGACGGCGTGCTTGCCAGGAGACATCAAAG TTGAAAAATTCAGAGGCGAGAAAGCTGGTTACGTGACCGGCTGGGGTCTCACGTCATCAAGGTCACGGAGGCCCGCCAAGGTCCTTCAGCAGGTGAAGTTGCCCATACGCAGCGATGGCGAGTGCCTGCGCGAAATTAGTACCAGCAAATCCGAACAGGCCCTGTCGTACACGGACAGGATGTTCTGTGCGGGACACCGGGGCCGGGACCGTGGAGGGCCCCGGGACGCTTGCAAGGGGGACTCCGGGGGACCGTTCGTCGTCAAGCACGTCAAGAAGGAGGACag GTCCCAGAGATGGATTCTGGCCGGGCTTGTGAGTTGGGGCGTGTCTCCGGTATGTGACGGCAGAGGCTATGGGTTCTACACGAACGTCTCCAGCCTCACGACGTGGGTCAGGAGTTTCCTTCCAGCAG AATCGACGACAGCTGTTCCAGTGTCAGTAGAGACGTCAACACTCCCTACTATTCCAACAG AAGTCACAACAGCCTCTTCTGCATCAGTGGAGTCGTCAACACCCCAACAAGATGTGACAACACCAACTCCGCCAGCTAACCCCCCACCCACCGAGGAGCCCCGGGAGGAGCCGTCTGACGTCACGGACTGTGGTGTCGTGCCAAAGAGGGTGACTCGTACGCGCACGCGTCATCTCCACTTCCCTGCGGGGGTCGTCCCTGTGGGAGGGAGGGACAGACCCCGCTCGCGCATCGATGGAGGCGTCGACTCGAAGAAAGGAGCCTGGCCGTGGCAAGCAGCTCTGTTTTTGATGACAGAACAG GGAAACAAGAAATATTTCTGTGGCGCTTCTCTACTGAAATCAAGATGGGTCGTGACCGCCGCGCACTGCATCACGGGAGAAGTGTATCGAAATGGCAACATGGACACCGACATCGTTGTAGGTTTAG GTCTAACCGAAAGGTCCCTGCCTGGTACGTCAAAGACCGCGCATGTGCAGTACGTACCGGTGAGGAAGGCGTACATCCACCAGGACTACGACCGTTTCAGTGACGTCTTTGATTACGACATAGCGATGTTAGAGCTGCGAGACACAGTCGTGCTGGGGCCGTGGGTCAGGCCCGTGTGCCTACCCCCAAACGTGCGGCAAG GGCTGAGGATGAGCGAGGCAGGCACGACCGGCACCGTTGTCGGGTGGGGTCGTCTTGGAGACGCGGCGCCCACCGCCCAGATCCTCCAGCAGATCTCCCTCCCAGTCCAGTCCCACGGCACGTGTGAGCGGGCCATGGAGGCAGCGGGCCGACCCACCTCACACTACACCTCCCGTATGTTCTGCGCTGGAGACCTCGCGGGAGGGCGGGACGCCTGCCCCGGCGACTCGGGCGGACCCTTCATGGTCTCCCGCAGGAGCGGCGGAAGGGACCGATGGCACCTGGCCGGGGTGGTCAGCACGGGAACGGACCAGGGCTGCGGCCGACCCGGTCAGCTCGGACTGTACACCATGGTGGCCAAATACCTGGACTGGATCCACAGCGGCATCAACTGA
- the LOC136441458 gene encoding low-density lipoprotein receptor-related protein 12-like yields MGTWVAFLFFTSAVLWTGVSSYVYQTIGMYGNEGRTLSLREAGYISWTEYSYRYDDNQDFRVHFEAPLGKRIILYFYDIDIEDNDDCRYDRLEVCNGAVNYDTCPFPSIVCGTYAADFVSMGNVITIRFKSDSSNEGHFKLIYTVFSYPTHGYTCSVGDCMCSNGRCINATLQGDGVNNCGSDQVSDARTCYDAGYIHTTTMTVRPMFPTDYSNFYLSEHCRDSVDLGYSGYIQWDRRGSHWDSQSCWVNFSPPPGMQVLLQFVEVDMEGNSPSCSYDRLLVFSHPTFDNDVSPDRTICGDDDVSSYIGTSVGLKLETDSSVGGDFNILYTVFRASYSCSSGEFRCARGQMCMASSVRCDGQDNCEDGSDEYQCPSIAPPAVASSSSGVSTGIVIGAVVGALAVLFLIAALVGVICHCSRRQARTPAAARSPDPTGTPLYPTGQQATYPTDAPPYPTGAPPYPTGAPSYPTAPPGHYTYLVVNQGMAGPSSAFATQGAANSGYEPPPAYSYPPPGLAYPPAATTGQNNQQEAVQMATMDPSN; encoded by the exons ATGGGAACCTGGGTGGCGTTTTTGTTCTTCACGTCTGCAGTCTTGTGGACTGGAGTGTCGTCATATGTCTACCAAACAA TTGGTATGTACGGTAACGAAGGCAGGACGCTGAGCCTTAGAGAGGCTGGCTACATCAGCTGGACAGAATACAGCTACCGATACGACGATAACCAAGACTTCCGGGTtcactttgaagctccgcttgGAAAGAGAATCATCCTGTATTTTTACGATATCGACATTGAAGACAATGATGATTGTCGGTACGATCGCCTGGAGGTCTGCAATGGAGCTGTTAATTATGACACTTGCCCTTTTCCCAG CATTGTTTGTGGCACATACGCAGCTGACTTCGTATCTATGGGCAACGTCATCACCATACGATTCAAGTCCGACTCAAGCAATGAGGGGCACTTCAAGCTCATTTACACTGTCTTCAGTTACCCAACACATG GATACACATGCTCTGTTGGCGACTGCATGTGCTCCAATGGTCGGTGCATCAATGCGACGTTGCAGGGGGACGGAGTGAACAACTGCGGCAGCGATCAAGTCAGCGATGCCAGGACTTGCTATGACGCAGGCTACATCCACACTACGACGATGACCGTCCGTCCGATGTTTCCCACAGATTACTCTAACT TTTACCTTTCGGAGCACTGTCGGGACTCCGTGGATTTAGGCTACTCCGGATACATCCAGTGGGACCGCCGTGGTTCTCACTGGGACAGTCAGAGCTGCTGGGTCAACTTCTCCCCTCCCCCGGGGATGCAGGTGTTGCTGCAGTTCGTGGAGGTTGACATGGAAGGCAACTCTCCGTCATGCTCCTACGACAGACTTCTTGTTTTCTCCCA CCCAACCTTCGACAACGACGTTTCGCCGGACAGGACGATCTGTggtgatgatgacgtcagctcCTATATCGGCACATCGGTGGGGCTGAAACTAGAAACTGACAGCTCCGTAGGCGGTGACTTCAACATTCTGTACACAGTGTTCCGAG CCAGTTACTCCTGCAGCAGTGGTGAGTTCCGTTGTGCCCGAGGACAGATGTGCATGGCCAGTAGTGTACGGTGTGACGGTCAGGACAACTGTGAGGACGGCAGTGACGAGTACCAGTGCCCATCAATCG CGCCTCCTGCGGTGGCGTCGTCAAGTTCCGGAGTGAGCACTGGAATAGTGATCGGCGCCGTTGTGGGGGCGCTAGCGGTGCTGTTCCTCATCGCAGCGCTAGTGGGCGTTATCTGTCACTGCAGCAGACGACAg GCAAGAACCCCAGCTGCAGCCAGATCCCCCGACCCTACGGGTACCCCACTCTACCCTACCGGCCAGCAGGCTACCTACCCTACCGACGCCCCTCCCTACCCTACGGGCGCCCCTCCCTACCCTACCGGCGCCCCTTCGTACCCAACCGCTCCCCCCGGACACTACACATACCTCGTCGTCAACCAGGGTATGGCTGGTCCCTCGTCTGCATTTGCGACCCAAGGAGCCGCTAACTCAGGATATGAACCCCCTCCCGCTTACTCGTACCCCCCTCCCGGGCTGGCTTATCCCCCCGCGGCAACAACCGGGCAGAACAACCAACAAGAGGCCGTGCAGATGGCAACAATGGATCCTTCTAATTAA